The Cervus elaphus chromosome 12, mCerEla1.1, whole genome shotgun sequence genome includes a region encoding these proteins:
- the ZDHHC22 gene encoding palmitoyltransferase ZDHHC22, whose amino-acid sequence MLALRLLNVVAPAYFLCIALVTLVLQLFLFLPRMREDPTAARLFSPALLHGALFLFLSTNALGNYVLVIQNSPDDLDACQGAEARRALCPPPSTHFCRVCARVTLRHDHHCFFTGNCIGSRNMRNFVLFCLYTSLACLYSMVAGVAYISAVLSISFAHPLAFLTLLPTSISQFFSGAVLGSEMFVILMLYLWFAIGLACAGFCCHQLLLILRGQTRHQVRKGVAVRARPWRKNLQEVFGKRWLLGLLVPMFNVGSESCKQRDK is encoded by the exons ATGCTGGCCCTGAGGCTGCTCAACGTGGTGGCCCCCGCCTACTTCCTGTGCATCGCCCTGGTGACCCTGGTGCTGCAGCTCTTCCTCTTTCTGCCCCGCATGCGTGAGGACCCCACGGCCGCCCGCCTCTTCTCGCCCGCGCTGCTCCATGGGGCGCTCTTCCTGTTCCTCTCCACCAACGCCCTGGGCAACTACGTCCTGGTCATCCAGAACTCCCCGGACGACCTGGACGCCTGCCAGGGGGCCGAGGCCAGGAGGGCCCTGTGCCCCCCGCCCAGCACCCACTTCTGCCGCGTGTGCGCCAGAGTCACCCTGAGGCACGACCACCACTGTTTCTTCACCGGCAACTGCATCGGGAGCAGGAACATGCGAAACTTCGTCCTGTTCTGCCTCTACACCTCGCTGGCCTGCCTCTACTCCATGGTGGCTGGCGTGGCCTACATCTCCGCAGTCCTTTCCATCTCCTTCGCCCACCCCCTGGCCTTCCTCACGCTCCTTCCCACCTCCATCAGCCAGTTCTTCTCTG GAGCTGTCCTCGGTTCTGAAATGTTCGTCATCCTCATGCTTTACCTCTGGTTTGCCATCGGCCTGGCCTGCGCTGGCTTCTGCTGCCATCAGTTGCTGTTGATTCTCCGGGGGCAGACCCGCCACCAGGTGCGGAAGGGGGTGGCGGTGAGAGCCCGGCCTTGGCGCAAGAACTTACAGGAGGTCTTCGGGAAGAGGTGGCTCTTGGGCCTTCTGGTCCCCATGTTCAATGTTGGAAGCGAGAGCTGCAAGCAGCGGGACAAGTAG